Part of the Sodalinema gerasimenkoae IPPAS B-353 genome is shown below.
AGTGCGGAGGTGGATGTGAAATGGAAAGGCGACTGGTTGGAAGTCCTCGGCTGCGGAACGGTCGATCCCAATGTCCTCGAAGCGGTGGGCTACGACAGTGAACGCTATACGGGCTTTGCGGCAGGGTTTGGGGTAGAACGCTTTGCGATGGTTCTCCACCAAATGGACGATATTCGCCGCCTCTATAACAGCGATTTGCGCTTCCTAAGGCAGTTCAATTAGCAAACAAAAGCTCTTTGCCGGGAAAGGGCAGCCACAAGGGCGTGCCCCTACGTGGATTCATCCCCTCCAAGGAGGGGTGCCCGAAGGGCGGGGTGGGTTATCCCCTCCAAGGAGGGGTGCCCGTTCGCACTAGCGAGACGGAGTCTATAGGGCGGGGTGGGTTATCCCCCTACAAGCTCTCTAACCCTCGTATCACGGTATACGTCGCCATCAGTAGCAATAACAGACGAAAGAGTTGATTCACCCGATGTTCCGGTAACTTGGGGAGGGTACGACTACCCAGTTGTGCCCCCAACACTCCCCCCAGGGACAATAACGCACCGGCCATCCATAAGACGTTCCCCTGAAGGGTATGCCGCCATAAGCCGGATAGGGAAATAAACAGAATTGCCCCTAAACTGGTTCGCACGGCTTGCTTAATGCCGATTCCCACCAACAGCATCTGGAGGGGAACCATCACCACCCCACCGCCAACGCCAAATAAACCGGATAACATCCCCGCCAGCAGGCCAATCCCCACCATAGTGAGGAAAAACCCCCTAGAAGAGGATTGAGGGGGTTCTGGACTGGGGTTGGTTTTCGCGAGACGGCGACGCACCCCCATTAAATAGATGGTTAACAGTTGCAGTCCGGCAAAACTAAAGGCTAACAGCCATGAGGGTAGCCAACCCGCTAGCCAGGCCCCCAGTTGCGCGGTACTCATTCCCCCCAGGGCTAACCCCAGGGAACCGCGAGGATGTAAGTCTTCCGTCTGCCAGTTGCGGAAACTGCCGGAGAGGGCGTTGATGAAAACAGCAACTAAACTGGTGGCGACGGCTTGTTGAATAGGTGCGCCCCAAGCCATCAATCCGGGAACCATCAGCGCCCCGCCGCCAATCCCGAGTAGGCCAGAGGCGACGCCGGTGAAGAGTCCGAGGAGAATCAGTAAAACGTCGGCGATCGCCATAATTCTTAGGCTTATGACTCTTAGGCTTTGGGATGCGGTTGTCGGGCTTGACGGAAGACTTCGGCGGCAAAGTCGGGGTTCTCGGACATGCGCCGAAACAAGGGCGGTAAGTCTTGGGCGTGTTGCTTCAGGAACCGCTCATAACAGCGGGGAGTGCGCCCAGCGAGAAAGACTAATTCCTCGGCGTTGAGGTTGAGACATTGGGCAATGGCGCGAATCACCTCTTCTTTGGCGGCGTAGTCGGCGCGATCGTTCTCTAGTTTGGAGAGATAGGTAAAGTCTAACTCCAGTTGTTGCGCCAGACCCCGCTGGGATAAGCCTAATTCTTTGCGGGCGCTGCGAATGACTTGTCCAAAGCTTGCTTCCACAATCAGATCCTCAGGGCTAGGGGCAGGAGATCCCGATGGGGCGATCGCCGTCGGGGTGGGTTGGCCTCATTTACAGTTTAGCCAGTACTTGACAAAAAAATCAACGTTGGCTACAGTGGAGTTAAGTTGATTTTTAAGTCAACATTGCGAACGAGAGCGACGCAGCAGACTCTGTCAGATTGGGTCAAGGCTTGGCCTGAGGCTCAATCTGACCTTCCTAAAGCAATATCATCCACAGCAATATCATCCAGAGTGAGGCTTCAAGACCATGAGCGACGCGCTTAAAACGGCGGGGATTGAGGAATTGCAGGCGATTATCACCGCGCAGCAACAGCAGTCCTATCAGGTGAGGACGCGGGAAGAGGAGGCGCAACAGCAGCAAAATCAGCAGCTAATGTCCCAGGTGGCGGGATATACCAGCGATGCCATTGTGCGGGGTTTAGCGGACTTACAACTGGAGTTTGAGACTCAGGTGAGCCAGTTGGGCGATCGCCTACAAGGGGAAGTGGCCAAACAAGGACAGTTGCAACAGGCCATCAGCCTGGCTCGCCAACAGCAGCAGCAACTGCATCAAATCGGCATCGTCGCCGATGGCTTGTGGTCCTTGCGGCGAGAACAGGCCCAGAAACAACGACAATTGCAGGATGCGATCGCCCAAGCCTTGGAGGAACTAGAAACCCACCAGGAACAGACTCGCAAACAATGGCAACAGCAGCAACAGCAGCAGCAAAACCACTGGGAGGCGAAACGCCAACAGCGACAAAAACAGCGACAGCAACAGGAAGCCGATGCAGCCTATGAACAGCAACAACGGCGACAACGGGATGCTGATGAGTATGGGCGCATCCTGCGAGAGCAACAGCATCAGCTATCGCAACAGGGTTACCAGAAGCAGAAAGACTCGGAGGCGCGGGAGGCGGTTTTAAGGGCTAATCAGGAGAAAATCAACGCCTATCGTGAGCAAGTCGCCCAGATGGAGACCACGCTACAGGAGAGCTTTAACCAGGCTAAAACCGAGGCAATCCGAGAGGTTCATCAGCAGTCGAGAAGTCGTCGGGAGTTGCTAGAGAAAACCTGGGAGGGGCAACAACAGGGCTATGAGGTGAAACTGGAGTCCTTACAGGAGAGTTTGGCACAATATGACGCACAACTCGCGGAGATTAGCCAGCAATTGCAAGCCGCTCGGGACCAAGCTCGGGCCTTATCAGTTCAGGCCTTTGGCTAATGCCTTGAGAGAGGATTTAATCTCTTATCCCTAATTCTATAAAACCCAAAAACCAGTCAGGAGTTGAATCATGGCAAAACGATTGACGAATCGCAATACCAAGGCCGAGATTTTAACCGCCTATGAGGCATTGGCTGAGGAGAAAAAGCAAGTCGAGTCTGAACTGAAACAGGCCCGGCGATCGCCCGCCCCTGAACCATCATCTGCCTCAGAGCCAGTTCCAGTTCAGGGGGAGAGGGCCCAAGTCATCGAGGAGAGTGAAACTCCCATTGCCCAGCTCAAGCAAGTTCAATTGCAATTTGGCGGCTTTGTGCATCAGTTGTCTCAGGCGTTAAGCCAAGAAGCCAGTCAATTTTCCGAGGTCTCCGGGGCGATTCAGGCTGAACAAGAACGGTTAGGAGAGTTGTATGAGATTGAGACCCTTGATGAGACCACATTAAGCCAGTTAATTGAGACTTATTTAGAGGAGTCGAAGCAGTTTTCTGAAGAATTTGCTCAGGAACAAGAGCGGCTGCAAGAGGAATTAGAGCAGCAACAACGGGACTGGCTCCAGGAACAAGGGGACTGGCAGCGTTCTTTCGAGGAAGAGCAGCAGCAGTTAGAAATAAACTGGCAGCGAGATGAGCAAGAGTATACCTATCAACAGCTCCAACAGCAGCAACTGGATGAGGAAGCGTATCAGCAACAGCAGCAGCAGCAGTATCGACGCTTAGGGGAGATACGAGAGGAACAGGAACGGCTGTGGCAGGACCAAGAAGCGGCCCTGGCTGAGCGAGAACAGGAGTTTGAAGACCTCAGCCGGAAAGTTGAGCAGTTCCCCAATCAGCAGGATGAGCAGATCGAGACGGGGAAACGCCAGGGAGAGGCGATCGCCCACCATCAAGTCAAAGCCGCCCTAGACCTACGTCAGCAAGAGATTGAGGGGCAAAAACAGCGGTACGAATTACGCATCGAGGGCTTAGAACGGACCATCGGAGATCGCCAACAGCAACTCCAGACCCTCTCCCTCCAACTCGAAGCCACCTTAGAGCAGGTGCAAGAGTTAGCAGTCAAAGCCATTGAAGGCCACGCCAACCGTGAATCCATCGAGGCAGTGAAAGAGATTGCCCTAGAACAAGCGAAAACGATGGGGCGAAACAAGTAGGTAACGGCATCCGTTAAGATAGACGTGGATGATAGCCCAAATCAGCTCGTCGTCCACCACTTAACGGTCATGGGGGAGTCGTTCAAACCATGTTGATTGAAGATGAAGAACTCCGGGGAATCTTCCAAGAAGCCAGTGAAGATGGTTTAGCAAAAATTAGGGAAGGACTCACCCAGTTACGCGAGCGTCCTGATGACCGCGACCTCCTAGAGGAGTTACTTCGAGAAAGTCATTCTCTGAAAGGGAATGCCGGGATGTTGGGCTTAAAAGATATCGCGACCCTCACTCAACAATGGGAACATCTGCTCAGTCAGGTGCAAGATGGCACGACGGCTTTTTCTGAGGATGTAGCACGACGACTTGAGGATGGCTTAACCGCGTTAGAGGGCTTAGTTCATGAAGCCATCACGGGGGAACCCTCGGGAGTTCAAACCTTTTATATTTTAGCGGAGCTGATGGGGTCTGAGGAGACCTCCTCTAGCCCGAGTCCTCAGGTGGCGGAGACCCCCCAGACTCCGAGCCTACCCTCAACCGAGGAGACACCCCGTCTTCCCACGCCCCAGGGCATTCTGGCGGCGGCTTCAGAGGAGGAGGACATTGAAGATGTGTTGAGCCGCCTTGAAGTTGGCCTGGTGGCTCTAGAAGAGGAAGCGGCAGATCCTGAGGCTGGGGGGCGACAACGGGAACTTCTAGAAGCTCTGTTTAGTGATCTCGATGTCTTGGAACAGCTTATGGGGAATGAGCCGACTCTACGGACTCGGACTAATGCTTGGAAACAAGACCTCGCTCAGCTGATGGAGTGTGACGGGAGGGGTGAAACTCACGCCGATCGCCTCTATCAGGGACTCGACGCTATCCGTGACTATTTCCGGCCGGGTTTTGCTCCCCCTCCATCTCCTCCTCCAACCTCAGCCTCAACTCCCGCACCTCCTGCACCCCCTGCACCTGCGATCGCCCCAGCTTTGATGCCTGTCAATTACATCGAGGATGAGGAACTGCGGCATACCTTCCAACTGGCAAGTCAAGATCATCTGCAAAAGCTTTACGATGGTTTGCTGTATTTAGAACAGTCCCCCGGCGATCGCGTCAAGCTCGATGATATCCTCCGGGAAATCCATAGCCTGAAAGGGGATGCGGGGATGCTCGGGGTGAGTGCGGTGGCGCAACTGGCCCATGATTGGGAACAGGCGTTAGCCCCCGTTAAATCTGGGGAGGTGGTCTTAACGAGTGAACGCTGCGATGAGCTACTGGGGGGGCTAGACCAAATCCGCCAATGTATCGACCAAGCGGTGACCCTAAATGAGTCCCCGGAGCCGTCATCGGAGGACAACTCCACTTCCCCTCCCGTGGCCCAGAGTCGTTATATCGAGGATGAGGAATTACGGCAGACGTTCCAGGTGGCCAGTGAGGATCACTTGCAGAAACTCGATGCGGGCCTGTTGTATTTGGAAAATCATCCCCGAGATGAGGCGAAATTGGATGAATTGCTGCGGGAAATCCACAGTATTAAAGGGGATGCGGCGATGTTGGGCATGACGGATATGGCTCAACTCGCCCATGAATGGGAACAGCAACTGTTGCCGGTTAAGCAGGGAACCCAGGCGTTTGATACGGCGTTGGGCGATCGCCTCGGGGCCGGGATTAAGGCTCTACAACAACTGGTTCAAGAGGCTGCAACCAATAGTCCAGCTCAATTATCTCTGTTAGAGAGTTTAGCCGCCCTGCGCGGTGAGTCCCCAGGAGCGGGCCCAACTCAAGGCTCCCCATCTCCAGGGGGTTCAGCCCATTTAGGGGACAACTCAGATCTCGATGAGGGGAACTATCGCATTGATACGATTCGGGTGGATACTCAGAATCTGGATGCGTTGATGACCACCGCCGGTGAACTGACGGTGACGAAGATTCGCATTGCTCACCGACTGTCGGAAATTGAGGAAGTGGTGACCTTTTGGGAAGACTGGGCCCGTGAGGCGGGGAATACACCGTTGAAGTTCAATGTCCCCTTGCAGAATGAACGGCAGGCAATCAAGCTGAATCAGGGAATGTTTGCGTTGGGGATGGCCTCTGAAACAGGTCATTCCCGAGGGGAAAATGGGGGAGGACTGGATGGGGCCACCCATGCGGCGTTGCTGAAGTTTGCGCGGGTGCAAGAACAGACGGAAGCTCGTTTAGACACCTTAGGGAAGCTGGTTACTCGTCTTCAGACGGGAATTGCCGAGGATACGGCTCGGTTGGAAACCTTGGCCGATGATATTGAGGAGGGAGTGCGGACGTTACGGCTGTTGCCGTTGTCTACGATTTTTAATCTCTATCCGAGACTGGTTCGGGATTTGGCGCGATCGCAGGGAAAAGAGGTGCGTTTACAGATTGTTGGTGGGGACACTCGGGCGGATAAGCGTATTTTGGAAGATATGAAAGACCCCCTGACGCATATTATCCGCAATGCGATCGACCATGGGATTGAATCCCCTGAAGAACGGAAACGGCGGGGCAAACCTAGTACAGCGACCATTACCTTACGGGGCTATCAAACGGCCAGTACCATCGCCATTGAGGTGAGTGATGATGGCCGGGGGTTGGAGATGGATAAGATTAAAAAAACGGCTCTGAAAAATGAGGTGGTTTCGCCGACGGAACTTGAGGCGATGACGCCAGGGCAAATTCAAAACCTGATTTTTATGCCGGGGTTCTCGACTCGCAGCTTTGTCACGGAAGTGTCGGGCCGGGGGGTGGGCTTGGATGTGGTTCGCGCCAATGTAGAACGGTTAAAAGGCTCGGTTCATGTGATGTCTAAGCCGGGACAGGGCTGTTCGATTTCTCTGCAATTGGGAACAACTCTGGCGACGGCTCATGTGTTGCTGTTGGAGGTACAGCATATTTATCATGAGGCGACGGGCGCGACGCTGCCGCGACAATCCTACGCCCTGCCGGTGGAGTTTGTGCAGACGGCGGTGATGGTTGCGCCCGATGATATCTTTTCCTTGGAGGGTCGCGAGACGATTCTCTATGACAGTCAGCCGATTTCCGTGGTGCATTTGGCGGATATTTTGGAGTTGCCCATCAATCGGGAGATGCAGGAGGCTCAGAAATCTCTGGCTTGTATTTTGCTGAAGGTGGGAGAAGATTGGTTGGGGGTATTGGTCGATCGCCTGATTGATGAGCAGGATGCCATTCTCAAGCCCCAAAGTAAGCTCCTCAAGCGAGTTCGGAATGTGTCGGGGGCGACGATTCTGGGGACGGGGGAGGTCTGTATGGTGCTCAACCCAGTTGATATTATTAAATCGGTGCGGGGGGTTCATCGTCGCAGCAGCCAGATGTCCGATGCGTTTGCCAAGGTTGAGGGAGTTCTCAAGGAGGAGACGAAAAAACAAACCCTCTTGTTGGTGGAGGATTCGATCACGACGCGGACTCAGGAAAAACGGATTTTGGAGGCGGCGGGCTATGAGGTGGTGACGGCAGTTGATGGGCTGGATGGGTACAATAAACTCCGGGCGGGTCAGTTTGATGCGGTGGTGTCAGATATTCAAATGCCGAATCTGGATGGCTTGCAGTTAACGGCTCGCATCCGCACTCATCCCGATTATAGTGAGTTGCCGATTATTTTGGTGACCTCTCTGGCGACGGATGAGGATCGTCGGCGAGGGGCTGAGGCGGGAGCGAACGCCTATATCACAAAAAGTAGTTTTAATCAAGATGTGTTAGTGGAAACCCTACAGCGGTTAATCTAGAAAGACTGTTGATTAGACTGAGCACATCCTGAAAACAAGTGTAATGGCCATTCGTGTTCTCATCGCTGAAGATTCTCCCGTTGTGCAGGTCATTCTGCGACGGATGTTGGCAAGCTGTCCAGATATTGAGTTGGTGGGGATGGCCGGTAACGGGAAGGAGGCCTTAAAGATGTTGCCTCAGACCTTGCCGGATGTGGTGTGTACGGATTTTCATATGCCGGAAATGAATGGCCTGGAACTGACTCAGGAGATTATGGCGACGATGCCCCGGCCGATTCTGATTTTGAGTGCGTCGGTGCAGGCGGAGGATACGCAGAATGTGTTTCGGGTCTTGAAGGCGGGGGCGGTGGATGTGTTGCCGAAACCCATTGATGGGGGGATGAATAATTGGCAGGATTTGCAACAGGAGTTAATTACGAAAATTCGCGTCCTGTCTGGTGTGGCGGTCTTTACTCACCGTCGCCAAGGCATGAATCAAGGGGAAAGGGAGTATCAGCCTTTACCGAATGAATCTAAGACAGTTTCGATAAGACGGTTTCAGTCCATCGCCCCGGAGGTGCGACAACGAACCTATGAGTTGGTGACGATTGGGGCCTCGACGGGGGGCCCCCAGGCGTTGCAGGGGATTTTGCGCCAGATTCCGCCCCGGTTCCCGGTGCCGATTGTCTGTGTGCAACATATTAGTCGGGGCTTTTTGATGGGGTTGGTGAATTGGCTGAATACCGAATGTGCGGTTCCGGTGAGGATTGCTCAGCCGGGGATGCAGGCGGAAGCGGGGGTGGTCTATTTCCCGCCGGAGGATCAGCATTTGACGTTCAGTCGTCCGGGGGTATTTGCGACGGCCCCGTTACCGCCGTTTTCGGGCCATCGCCCCTCGGTGACGGTGACGTTTCAGTCGGTGGCTCAGGTGTATGGACGGCGGAGTGTGGCAATTCTTTTGACGGGGATGGGTAAGGATGGGGCGTTGGGGATGCAAGCCATTTTTGAGGCGGGAGGGGTGACCATCGCCCAGGATGAGGCGACGTCGGTGGTGTTTGGGATGCCCAAGGAGGCGATCGCCCTGGGGGCGGCTCAGTATATTCTACCGCTGCCGGAGATTGCGCCGGTGCTATTGAAACGGCTGTTTGGGGGTTAACTGGGCTTGCGCTCGGGGGCAGGATAGGGAATAATTGGAAGCGGCTCATTCCGAGATATAGTCAGGTTTAAGGTGTAATGACTCCCGAAAAGCGGCTCCCTCTTTCCAGTCGGCGGCGACAGTCTCTCAAGTTAGCCCAATCTCCCCGGTTGGGGGCGGTGGTGGGGGCTGGGATGGGGGTGATTTATCCCTCGCCCCTGTTGTTGCAACGGCTGACGCGGGGGGTGTTTTGTCAGCATGGACTGCGATCGCTGCGGTTATGGGTTTGGTTACATCTGTTGTATCGTCCCGATTGTCGATCCTTCTGGACTCGCGGTCAGGGGAGGATTTCGGGGCTATTTAGTTATGCCCAATGGCGCGATGCGTTTTTTACGCCGGGACATCCCAAGGGGGAGGAGATTCCTCCGGTTCACGATTCTCGCTGTCCTTGTAGTCGCACGGCCTATGATTGGGTGGCTTTGGGGGTGAGGCGCGAGGGGATGGCAGACTGGATTGAGGGAGTCTGTCGGGAGTTGGGAGTGGAGCGAGAAGATTGGGAGGAACGACTGGGACAGCGGTTGTTTGGGGTGACGCGGCGATCGCTGGCGGATGATTTACGTTTGTTGGTGGAGTTGGGCTTGTTGCAGCGCCAAGGCCATAAGTTTATGCCCCTGGAGGAGTTACCCCCCTGGGTGAGGGAACCGGTGGTGAAGGGGTTAAGGTCTCAGGAGGGTCGTTTAACTGGGATGGGCCAGGGCCGGCCGGAGGTGCTGTTTGGCAATTTGGATTTTGGTAGTTTGGCGCAACGCTATGGGAAGCCGGTGGCGGGGGTGCAGCGGTTTCTGGTTCATGTGGATTATGTGGTGCGCGATCGGCAAATTGACCGGGTGGAGGATTGGCAAGAGAGGTTATATGGGCTGTGGCAGCAGTCCCCGGTTCCCCCAGTACGTCTGTTGTATCGCAGTTCGCGGGTGCGGGCTTCGGTGGCTTGTGTGGTCTATCCGGTCTGTTGTTATTATATGCGGCGATCGATTTATCTCTGTGGTTTTGGGCAAACGCCCACTCGACAGGGACAATGGTATAACTTCCGCTTAGACCATATTGAGGAGTTGGAGGCGTTGAGTTGGGAGAGTGAGGAGTTACCGTTTTTTCTCCATCAACGCTATCAGCAGCAGTCGTTACCGCTCCCGGATGATATTCGCACTGAGATGGAGTCGGTTTGGGGCTTTGATTTTTACTTACCACCGCGTCTGTTAATTCTGCGCTTTGAGCGGCAGTTTCATGATGGCTATATTGCCGGGACCTTTCGCCATGAAACCTTTGAACAGATTTCCTATGAGACGGTGGAACGACAGATACAACAGTTGGCGGAACCGGACTATCGGGAGCAGTTGTTGAAGGTGTGGCGATCGCGCTCCCCGGAGGATGCCTATTATCAGGCTTTATACCGCCATGGAGACATCAACGTACAGATGCGTCTGCGGGCCTGGCGACCGTTGGGAGAGGTCTTATGTCCGGGGGTGTTACGGGATGAGATGGCCCAGGAGGTGAAGCAGGAGCATGATTGGTATTTCGGGGAATAGGGAACAGGGGTAGGGGCGTACCTTTATGGTCGCCCTCCGGGGTAGGGGCGTACCTTTATGGTCGCCCTCTTTATGGTCGCCCTCCGGGGTAGGGGCGTACCTTTATGGTCGCCCTCTTTATGGTCGCCCTCCGGGGTAGGGGCGTACCTTTATGGTCGCCCTCTTTATGGTCGCCCTCCGGGGTAGGGGCGTACCTTTATGGTCGCCCTCTTTATGGTCGCCCTCCGGGGTAGGGTGCGTCCCGGCATGGTTTCATGTTGGGCTTGGACCACTCGGTTAAAACTTGCCGGAACGCACCATTCTGCCGGGGAAGGGCTACAGAAAAATGGGATTAGAAGTTGCGTTGCCGGCGTTGGTGTTCTTCCTGCCGGCGTCGGTGTTGGTCCTGATAATAGCGCCGTTGTTGGTCGTCCCGTTGGCGGCGTTGGTGATCTCGGAAGAGGAATTGCCCGAAACTGGCACAACATTGTCCTTGATTGCGACGGACAAAAAAGGGTAGGGTGAAGCCCACTAAACTGTAGTAAATAAAAGTACGGCGGGGATAGTGGGTTGGTGATGAGGAGGAGGGGTCATCCTCGGAGTTCACCTGGGCGGCTAGGGTTGCAGCAGCATCGTTACAGGCAGCAAAGCGGCGTTTGGACTGGGCGATCGCCGTGAGAAGATCGGTTTCAGTGAGGGCGTTTTTGACATGGCAGGAACAAGACTCACCCCCGTGGAGAAGGCGATGGGCGCAGGAATAGCCCTTATGGGGCGAGAGATAGGTTTGATAGGCGGAAATCAGCAGAATCAGCAGGCGGCGGAGTCGGGAGTCAATGGCGGCGAGTACGGCCTCTTGACGGGGGATGAGGAGCGGAACGTAAGAGAGATTAAACATGATTTGAGGACAAGGTTAAGGTGACTGGAAATGCCGAGTTATCATCCAAATTGGACGCGGACGACGCGGGGAACAGCGTCTAGGACTTGGGCGATGGGAACCAGACGGCCGACGGTTGTGTAGAAACCGTTGCCGACGGGGGTGCGGGTGGACCGTTCCCGAAATTGCTGCCGGTGTTTGAGGAACCAGTCGCGGGTTTCGGGCATGGGCAGTTGATAGAGGGTGCGGGGGGTGACGAAGTAGTAGAAGAGCCAGTCGGCTTCTGTGTAGAGGAAACAGCCGGGGGTTCCCCGTTGTTGGTTGCTGTGGGTTTCAAAGAAGAAGTTACCGGTTCTGTGGTAGCGATCGCCCTTGATTTCGACTTTAAGACAGCGTCCTTCGAGATGCCAGAGCAAATCGACATCCATTTTTTGGTAATTTGGGTCATCTTCGACGTTTTCGACCCCTAGGGTTTCGGGAATCCCATTCAGCCAGGCTTCAATATCTTGGCTGGCTTGTCTAGCGATGCTCATCCCGTCGTCCATACTGTACATGGTTGGTTTGACTACTTAGGTTAGAGAACTGGGGCTATTATACAGATTGCCTTGGAGGGAGAGTCTTCCAAGGGGTGGCATCAGAAGAGGGGAGAGAGAAAGGGGGGAGCTGGGTGATAGCTTTAGCCCAGTCAGTATAGGGTTCTAGAAGTCCCAGTTCTCGGGCCACCGCTTGCAGGGAGAGCCGTCTGAGGATATCAATGGTGATGGGCCGCTTGTCATCCCAAAAAACCATTGAATCGAGACAGCTTTGAGCGGGTTTGGAGGTGAGGAGTTCAAGGATAAATTCGGCTTCGGCTTGACTATCAAAGGAGAGAAAATTGACCGTTAAAACCGGATGGCATTTGTGCATTCAGGCTAGGATATAGATGACACTTGCCGTCACCGGACGACTCATATCGAAAGACAAATAAACAGGCATTAACGGATACATTAAAATGCAGTTTGGCATCAATTAGATAGATGTCGGCGCTGAAGGCTTGGTTGTTTTTTTGCTTAATTTGATAAAATACTTTGCGAGCGACAGAATCCTTACAGAGAATCGCAAGTATTCCCGTTTGAGGGGGAAGCCATTTGCTGAATTGAAGCAGCATCCATTCGAAAATATCAAAATTAGCTGAGCCGGTGATAGTTTCGATTCCTCGTCGGTTTTGATGGTTGGATTCTGCTCCGGAAAATTTTACCTCGTAAGACCTGAAGGGTTAACTGAGGTGCGAGTTCTCCTGGCTGCTGGGTCTTGTTTGCCAAAATTGGTGCCATTTTTGAGCAAGGCTCATTATACTATGAGACGTGAGGGGTCTAAGGATTACTCATTGCCCCGCTTATGAGAGGTTAGGGTCTGACATTGGTTTTTTGTTTAGTTGGCTACATCTTTCGAGTTGAGAAATTTAGGTTCTCGGGATATTTAGGCTTTGAGGGCTGGGGATGGAGGCAATAGCTCGCAGAACAAAAGCGCAAGCCAAGGGGATTTAGCATCGACGATGCCGACAGGTTCCCTTTGGCTTACGTTAGGCTGAGACACAACTGAATTAAAAAATCCAGGGGAATATGCGTCAATTACAAATCCGAGTCCCGCAGGGTTGCGGGCAACAGGTGGTGAAGATTGCTCAGGATTATGATGCTTCCAATCTGATCCAGTTTGAGGCAAAAGACCCAGCAGATCCCGTGGATGTGGTGTTTTTGCACGTTTCTAACCGCCGAG
Proteins encoded:
- a CDS encoding sulfite exporter TauE/SafE family protein; this translates as MAIADVLLILLGLFTGVASGLLGIGGGALMVPGLMAWGAPIQQAVATSLVAVFINALSGSFRNWQTEDLHPRGSLGLALGGMSTAQLGAWLAGWLPSWLLAFSFAGLQLLTIYLMGVRRRLAKTNPSPEPPQSSSRGFFLTMVGIGLLAGMLSGLFGVGGGVVMVPLQMLLVGIGIKQAVRTSLGAILFISLSGLWRHTLQGNVLWMAGALLSLGGVLGAQLGSRTLPKLPEHRVNQLFRLLLLLMATYTVIRGLESL
- a CDS encoding helix-turn-helix domain-containing protein, which encodes MEASFGQVIRSARKELGLSQRGLAQQLELDFTYLSKLENDRADYAAKEEVIRAIAQCLNLNAEELVFLAGRTPRCYERFLKQHAQDLPPLFRRMSENPDFAAEVFRQARQPHPKA
- a CDS encoding hybrid sensor histidine kinase/response regulator, with protein sequence MPVNYIEDEELRHTFQLASQDHLQKLYDGLLYLEQSPGDRVKLDDILREIHSLKGDAGMLGVSAVAQLAHDWEQALAPVKSGEVVLTSERCDELLGGLDQIRQCIDQAVTLNESPEPSSEDNSTSPPVAQSRYIEDEELRQTFQVASEDHLQKLDAGLLYLENHPRDEAKLDELLREIHSIKGDAAMLGMTDMAQLAHEWEQQLLPVKQGTQAFDTALGDRLGAGIKALQQLVQEAATNSPAQLSLLESLAALRGESPGAGPTQGSPSPGGSAHLGDNSDLDEGNYRIDTIRVDTQNLDALMTTAGELTVTKIRIAHRLSEIEEVVTFWEDWAREAGNTPLKFNVPLQNERQAIKLNQGMFALGMASETGHSRGENGGGLDGATHAALLKFARVQEQTEARLDTLGKLVTRLQTGIAEDTARLETLADDIEEGVRTLRLLPLSTIFNLYPRLVRDLARSQGKEVRLQIVGGDTRADKRILEDMKDPLTHIIRNAIDHGIESPEERKRRGKPSTATITLRGYQTASTIAIEVSDDGRGLEMDKIKKTALKNEVVSPTELEAMTPGQIQNLIFMPGFSTRSFVTEVSGRGVGLDVVRANVERLKGSVHVMSKPGQGCSISLQLGTTLATAHVLLLEVQHIYHEATGATLPRQSYALPVEFVQTAVMVAPDDIFSLEGRETILYDSQPISVVHLADILELPINREMQEAQKSLACILLKVGEDWLGVLVDRLIDEQDAILKPQSKLLKRVRNVSGATILGTGEVCMVLNPVDIIKSVRGVHRRSSQMSDAFAKVEGVLKEETKKQTLLLVEDSITTRTQEKRILEAAGYEVVTAVDGLDGYNKLRAGQFDAVVSDIQMPNLDGLQLTARIRTHPDYSELPIILVTSLATDEDRRRGAEAGANAYITKSSFNQDVLVETLQRLI
- the cheB gene encoding chemotaxis-specific protein-glutamate methyltransferase CheB, encoding MAIRVLIAEDSPVVQVILRRMLASCPDIELVGMAGNGKEALKMLPQTLPDVVCTDFHMPEMNGLELTQEIMATMPRPILILSASVQAEDTQNVFRVLKAGAVDVLPKPIDGGMNNWQDLQQELITKIRVLSGVAVFTHRRQGMNQGEREYQPLPNESKTVSIRRFQSIAPEVRQRTYELVTIGASTGGPQALQGILRQIPPRFPVPIVCVQHISRGFLMGLVNWLNTECAVPVRIAQPGMQAEAGVVYFPPEDQHLTFSRPGVFATAPLPPFSGHRPSVTVTFQSVAQVYGRRSVAILLTGMGKDGALGMQAIFEAGGVTIAQDEATSVVFGMPKEAIALGAAQYILPLPEIAPVLLKRLFGG
- a CDS encoding TIGR03985 family CRISPR-associated protein codes for the protein MTPEKRLPLSSRRRQSLKLAQSPRLGAVVGAGMGVIYPSPLLLQRLTRGVFCQHGLRSLRLWVWLHLLYRPDCRSFWTRGQGRISGLFSYAQWRDAFFTPGHPKGEEIPPVHDSRCPCSRTAYDWVALGVRREGMADWIEGVCRELGVEREDWEERLGQRLFGVTRRSLADDLRLLVELGLLQRQGHKFMPLEELPPWVREPVVKGLRSQEGRLTGMGQGRPEVLFGNLDFGSLAQRYGKPVAGVQRFLVHVDYVVRDRQIDRVEDWQERLYGLWQQSPVPPVRLLYRSSRVRASVACVVYPVCCYYMRRSIYLCGFGQTPTRQGQWYNFRLDHIEELEALSWESEELPFFLHQRYQQQSLPLPDDIRTEMESVWGFDFYLPPRLLILRFERQFHDGYIAGTFRHETFEQISYETVERQIQQLAEPDYREQLLKVWRSRSPEDAYYQALYRHGDINVQMRLRAWRPLGEVLCPGVLRDEMAQEVKQEHDWYFGE
- the yidD gene encoding membrane protein insertion efficiency factor YidD, with translation MFNLSYVPLLIPRQEAVLAAIDSRLRRLLILLISAYQTYLSPHKGYSCAHRLLHGGESCSCHVKNALTETDLLTAIAQSKRRFAACNDAAATLAAQVNSEDDPSSSSPTHYPRRTFIYYSLVGFTLPFFVRRNQGQCCASFGQFLFRDHQRRQRDDQQRRYYQDQHRRRQEEHQRRQRNF